One region of Polyodon spathula isolate WHYD16114869_AA chromosome 25, ASM1765450v1, whole genome shotgun sequence genomic DNA includes:
- the LOC121299936 gene encoding BTB/POZ domain-containing adapter for CUL3-mediated RhoA degradation protein 3 isoform X1 — protein MEEMSGESVVSTAVPAATTRTTSFKGSSPSSKYVKLNVGGALYYTTMQTLTKQDTMLKAMFSGRMEVLTDSEGWILIDRCGKHFGAVLNYLRDGAVPLPESRREIEELLAEAKYYLVQGLADECLAALQNKDTYEPFCKVPVITSSKEEQRLIATSNKPAVKLLYNRSNNKYSYTSNSDDNMLKNIELFDKLSLRFNGRVLFIKDVLGDEICCWSFYGQGRKIAEVCCTSIVYATEKKQTKVEFPEARIYEETLNILLYEAQDGRGPDNALLEATGGAAGRSNHLDEDEERERIERVRRIHVKRPDDRTHLHQ, from the exons ATG GAAGAGATGTCAGGAGAAAGTGTGGTGAGCACGGCTGTGCCAGCGGCTACAACCAGGACCACCTCGTTCAAGGGCTCGAGCCCCAGCTCCAAGTACGTGAAGCTGAATGTGGGGGGTGCACTGTACTACACCACCATGCAGACCCTCACCAAGCAGGACACCATGTTGAAGGCCATGTTCAGTGGCAGGATGGAGGTgctcacagatagtgaag GCTGGATCCTGATTGACCGCTGTGGGAAGCACTTTGGAGCCGTCCTGAATTACCTGCGTGATGGAGCAGTGCCCCTGCCTGAGAGTAGGCGGGAGATTGAAGAGCTACTTGCTGAGGCCAAATACTACCTCGTGCAGGGGCTGGCAGACGAGTGTCTGGCAGCATTGCAG AACAAGGACACGTACGAACCATTCTGTAAGGTCCCTGTGATCACATCAAGCAAAGAGGAACAGAGACTGATAGCCACCTCTAACAAG CCTGCTGTTAAGCTGCTGTATAACAGAAGCAACAACAAATACTCTTACACCAG TAACTCGGATGACAACATGCTGAAGAACATAGAGCTGTTTGACAAGCTGTCACTGCGCTTCAATGGCAGGGTCCTCTTTATCAAGGACGTCCTGGGGGACGAGATCTGCTGCTGGTCCTTTTACGGGCAGGGCCGCAAGATCGCTGAGGTCTGCTGCACCTCCATCGTGTACGCCACTGAGAAGAAACAGACGAAG GTAGAGTTCCCCGAGGCTCGAATCTATGAGGAAACTCTCAATATCCTTCTGTACGAGGCGCAGGACGGGCGCGGTCCAGACAATGCTCTGCTGGAGGCGACAGGGGGCGCTGCGGGGCGGTCAAATCACCTGGACGAGGACGAAGAGAGGGAACGCATTGAGCGAGTGAGGAGGATCCATGTGAAACGGCCGGATGACAGGACACACCTCCACCAGTGA
- the LOC121299936 gene encoding BTB/POZ domain-containing adapter for CUL3-mediated RhoA degradation protein 3 isoform X2: MEEMSGESVVSTAVPAATTRTTSFKGSSPSSKYVKLNVGGALYYTTMQTLTKQDTMLKAMFSGRMEVLTDSEGWILIDRCGKHFGAVLNYLRDGAVPLPESRREIEELLAEAKYYLVQGLADECLAALQVPASLPILSLSIPLSLSAYLVQGLVETSLSPLSLALYGFYLRSVMDLLLSLQNKDTYEPFCKVPVITSSKEEQRLIATSNKPAVKLLYNRSNNKYSYTSNSDDNMLKNIELFDKLSLRFNGRVLFIKDVLGDEICCWSFYGQGRKIAEVCCTSIVYATEKKQTKVEFPEARIYEETLNILLYEAQDGRGPDNALLEATGGAAGRSNHLDEDEERERIERVRRIHVKRPDDRTHLHQ, translated from the exons ATG GAAGAGATGTCAGGAGAAAGTGTGGTGAGCACGGCTGTGCCAGCGGCTACAACCAGGACCACCTCGTTCAAGGGCTCGAGCCCCAGCTCCAAGTACGTGAAGCTGAATGTGGGGGGTGCACTGTACTACACCACCATGCAGACCCTCACCAAGCAGGACACCATGTTGAAGGCCATGTTCAGTGGCAGGATGGAGGTgctcacagatagtgaag GCTGGATCCTGATTGACCGCTGTGGGAAGCACTTTGGAGCCGTCCTGAATTACCTGCGTGATGGAGCAGTGCCCCTGCCTGAGAGTAGGCGGGAGATTGAAGAGCTACTTGCTGAGGCCAAATACTACCTCGTGCAGGGGCTGGCAGACGAGTGTCTGGCAGCATTGCAGGTACCAGCCTCCCTCCCGATTTTATCCCTTTCTATAcccctttctctctctgcttACCTGGTACAGGGGCTGGTAGAGACAAGCCTGTCCCCACTGTCTCTCGCTTTGTATGGATTCTACCTCAGAAGTGTAATGGATTTGCTTTTGTCATTGCAGAACAAGGACACGTACGAACCATTCTGTAAGGTCCCTGTGATCACATCAAGCAAAGAGGAACAGAGACTGATAGCCACCTCTAACAAG CCTGCTGTTAAGCTGCTGTATAACAGAAGCAACAACAAATACTCTTACACCAG TAACTCGGATGACAACATGCTGAAGAACATAGAGCTGTTTGACAAGCTGTCACTGCGCTTCAATGGCAGGGTCCTCTTTATCAAGGACGTCCTGGGGGACGAGATCTGCTGCTGGTCCTTTTACGGGCAGGGCCGCAAGATCGCTGAGGTCTGCTGCACCTCCATCGTGTACGCCACTGAGAAGAAACAGACGAAG GTAGAGTTCCCCGAGGCTCGAATCTATGAGGAAACTCTCAATATCCTTCTGTACGAGGCGCAGGACGGGCGCGGTCCAGACAATGCTCTGCTGGAGGCGACAGGGGGCGCTGCGGGGCGGTCAAATCACCTGGACGAGGACGAAGAGAGGGAACGCATTGAGCGAGTGAGGAGGATCCATGTGAAACGGCCGGATGACAGGACACACCTCCACCAGTGA